In the Quercus lobata isolate SW786 chromosome 5, ValleyOak3.0 Primary Assembly, whole genome shotgun sequence genome, one interval contains:
- the LOC115991425 gene encoding uncharacterized protein LOC115991425 translates to MCRAFPTTLKGAVRIWFSKLTPNSISTFKELSAQFTAHFIGGHRYKKSMACLMSMRQREDETLRAYISRFNKEALSIDEADDKILVAAFTNGLKKGKFLFPLYKNNPKTMSEVLYRATKYMNAEDALLAREERPRKRERQEETRQDQGQKKTRTGDRRDERRPKPLGGRFTSFTPLTAPIDQVLMQIKDEEALTFPGKLKSDPNKRSRDKYCRFHRDHGHDTTDCYDLKQQIEALIRQGKL, encoded by the coding sequence atgtgtagggccttccctacgaCGCTGAAGGGCGCAgtaaggatttggttcagcaaACTGACGCCGAACTCCATTAGCACCTTCAAAGAGCTCAGCGCTCAGTTCACCGCACACTTCATCGGAGGCCATCGGTACAAGAAGTCTATGGCTTGCTTGATGAGCATGAGACAGCGGGAGGATGAAACTCTAAGAGCCTACATATCCCGATTCAACAAGGAGGCACTCTCAATCGACGAAGCTGATGATAAAATACTTGTTGCAGCATTCACGAACGGCTTGAAGAAGGGCAAGTTTTTGTTCCCCCTAtacaaaaacaacccaaaaaccaTGTCAGAGGTGCTTTATCGTGCCACGAAGTATATGAATGCTGAAGACGCGCTCTTAGCCCGAGAAGAGAGGCCCAGGAAAAGAGAGAGGCAGGAAGAGACTCGACAGGACCAAGGCCAAAAGAAGACAAGAACAGGTGACCGAAGGGACGAGAGGCGCCCTAAGCCCCTAGGGGGAAGGTTCACGAGTTTCACTCCGCTGACAGCCCCGATAGATCAAGTCCTCATGCAGATCAAAGACGAGGAGGCTCTGACATTCCCGGGAAAGCTGAAAAGTGATCCCAACAAACGTTCCAGGGATAAGTATTGCCGTTTTCATCGCGACCATGGTCACGATACGactgattgctatgacctcaaACAGCAGATCgaggcccttatcagacaaggaaaatTGTAG